TACCGACCCGGTCACGGGATCGGCCAGCATGCCTTGGGTGCGCCTCCACGCCACCAAGGCCTATTACGACATGGTCTACCTGCTTGATCAATTTCCCCGCATCTCCGCCACTTTCAACTTTACCCCGTCGCTGCTCAGACAATTGGAGGAACTGACGGCCGGCGCGATCACGGACGTCTTTCTGGAGCATGCCAGGAAACCGGCCGCAGAGTTGTCTCCGGAAGAGCGCGCCTTCGTGATCCGACATTTTTTTTCGGCTAACTGGGCGACCATGGTGCGTCCCTCGCCGCGCTATCAGGAACTCTTGGTCAAGCGCGGGCTGCATGTGGCCCCGCAGGATCTCGAACCGCTGGCCAAGCGGTTTACGACACAGGACCTGCTCGATTTGCAGGTCTGGCATAATCTCGCCTGGTTCGGCTACGGCGCGCGGCACCGTTTCCCCCACCTGGCCGAACTGCGGAAGAAGGGGCGCGGGTTTTCCGAACAGGATAAGGACGACGTGCTGGCCCTTCAGCTCGACGTCATGCGCGAGGTCGTGCCCTCCTATCGCAAACTGGCGGCGCGCGGCCAAATCGAACTCACGACGAGCCCGTTCTACCACCCGATCCTGCCGTTGCTGATCGATACCGAGATCGCGCGGCGCTCGCTGCCGCATCTCCCGGCTCTGCCGCAGATCAAGGCCCCGGCAGATGCGGAGGCCCAGATCCGGAAGGCGGTCGAATACCACCAGCTCGTCTTCGGGGAGCCTCCGAAAGGCCTGTGGCCGTCCGAGGGCTCGGTCTGCCCGGAGATGATCCCCCTTCTGCACCAGGCCGGCCTCCGCTGGTTCGCCACGGACGAAGGCATCCTCGCGCGGTCGATCGAGACGCAGCAGGGCCCCTGGCATCGTTCGGTCATGTTGTATCAACCGTATGAGATCCAGCACCAGGGCCGAATCCTGCGCGCCGTCTTCCGCGACCGGGATTTTTCCGACGCCTTCGGCTTTCGCTACCATCGGACCCTGCCACAACTCGCGCTGGAAGACGTGGTCCGCCGGCTCCGCACGATCCCGCACGAGTCGCCCCGGGAAGACCTCCTGATCCCGGTCATCCTCGACGGCGAAAATCCCTGGGAGCATTACCATGACGGCGGCGAGGAGTTCCTCTCGCTGCTCTACCAGAAGCTGACCGCACAGGCCGCCGACGAGCCGGGCCACTTCGAAATCCACACCAAGACCCTGTCCGACGCGTTGACCTCCTGTCCCGCTCCGGCCAAGCTGCCTCATCTGCATTCCGGCTCATGGATCAATGCGGATTTCACGATTTGGATCGGCCATGAGGAGGATCAGCGCGGCTGGGAATTACTGCGGCACACCCGGCAGCGGCTCCTGGAGGTCTCGCCGTCGCTCGATCCCGACATCAGACAGGCGGCCTGGGAAGAGCTGTATGCCGCAGAAGGAAGCGATTGGTTCTGGTGGTACGGCGACGAGTTCGAGACGGACTATAAGCTTGAGTTCGACCGCCTGTTCCGCGCCCACTTGCGTAACGTGTGGACCAAGGCCGGCCTCATCGCCCCGGATCACCTGCACCAACCGATTGTCCCCCCTGCCCCGGCTCACGCCCAGCAGGACCTAGTCGCCTTGCCGACCGCCTTGATTTCGCCCAAGCTCGATGGCATGGTGACGGATTTCTTCGAATGGTACGGAGCCGGCACCCTGCGGGTCGCTCCGCCGCTCGGCGCCATGTGGAGCCCGGCCCGGTATTTCGCCCATATCGCCTTCGGCTTTAATTTGGAGACGTTGTTCCTTCGCTTGGATCCTGACCGCACCTTGAAGGATCAGGAGCCTCCGCTGTCCGTCGAGTGGGACATCCGCACTACTGATCGCGCCTACAAGGTCACGTTTCCGCTGATTCCTCCGACCGAAGGGACGTTCCTCCTGACCCGCGGCGTTCCGGGAGAGCCGTTCGAATATGCCAGGGAACTCCAGGGGTTGGCACGGCAGCGCATCATCGAAGTGGCCGTCCCATTCAGGGAATTCGAGTTGACGGCAGGTCAGTCGTTTGCGTTCAGCATTTTGGTGACGCGGGAAGGGCTGGAGGTTGCGCGCTATCCGCACCAGCACCCGGTGACATTGGAAGTGCCCACGTCGGATTTCGATGCTATGATGTGGCGCGTCTGAGCATAGTGCTGAGTGCTGAGAGTTGAGTGCTGAGTATTGATCGAAGAGAGGACAGACAACTCATCTGTTCCACTCAGCACAGCACTGAGCACTCAGCACTTGCTGTTCATTGAGCGGAGGGAGAATGCCCGAACTACGTCGTGATCCGATCGTCGGCCGGTGGGTGATCATTTCGACCGAGCGCGGCGTGCGGCCGCGCGACTTCATCATCACCCCGCCGCCCCAGACCTCGCCGGTGTCGTTGTGTCCCTTTTGCCCGGGGCAGGAATTGCTGACCCCGAAGGAGATCCTGGCCTATCGCCCGCAGGGCAGCGAGCCCAACAGTCCGGGATGGAGCGTCCGCGTCGTGCCGAACAAGTTTCCGGCGCTCCACGTGGAAGGCGAACTGGGGCGCGAGGGACTCGGCATGTACGATCGCATGAACGGCGTCGGCGCGCATGAGGTCATCATCGAGACGCCTCGCCATCAGGAGACGTTGGCGGAGATGCCCGTCAAGCAGATCGAAGACCTCTTGTGGACCTACCGAGACCGGCTGCTCGACCTGAAGAAGGACCCGCGGTTTCGCTATATCCTGATTTTCAAGAATCGCGGCGCCGCGGCGGGGGCTACGTTGGAGCACACCCATTCACAATTGATCGCGTTGCCGGTCGTCCCCACGGCCGCCGAGCAGGAGATGGAGGGCTGCCGCCAACATTACGAAGACAAGGAACGCTGTTTGTATTGCGACATCGTGCGGCAGGAGCTGGCCGACGGCGCTCGCATCGTGGCGGAGAATCCCGAGTTCGTCACGCTCACGCCCTACGCGCCGCGCTTCCCCTTCGAAATGTGGATCTTGCCCAAACGCCACGCGGCCTACTATGAGGAGAGCCAGAAGGCGCAGTTCGAGTTCATGGCGCCGATCCTCTCCGAAACGCTGCGGCGGATGGATCGCGTGCTCGCCCGCCCCGCCTACAATATGATGCTGCACACCTCGCCGCTCCACGAGAGCAGCGGTCCCTTCTACCATTGGCACGTGGAGATCATCCCGAAGCTGACCCAGGTGGCGGGATTCGAGTGGGGCACCGGCTTCTACATCAACCCCGTTTCGCCGGAGGAGTCGGCGAAGTTTCTGCGCGAAGCCGAGCTGTAGCCCCTCTTGCCGCCATTCCAG
The DNA window shown above is from Nitrospira tepida and carries:
- the galT gene encoding galactose-1-phosphate uridylyltransferase is translated as MPELRRDPIVGRWVIISTERGVRPRDFIITPPPQTSPVSLCPFCPGQELLTPKEILAYRPQGSEPNSPGWSVRVVPNKFPALHVEGELGREGLGMYDRMNGVGAHEVIIETPRHQETLAEMPVKQIEDLLWTYRDRLLDLKKDPRFRYILIFKNRGAAAGATLEHTHSQLIALPVVPTAAEQEMEGCRQHYEDKERCLYCDIVRQELADGARIVAENPEFVTLTPYAPRFPFEMWILPKRHAAYYEESQKAQFEFMAPILSETLRRMDRVLARPAYNMMLHTSPLHESSGPFYHWHVEIIPKLTQVAGFEWGTGFYINPVSPEESAKFLREAEL
- a CDS encoding glycoside hydrolase family 57 protein — translated: MKRAALCFLWHMHQPYYTDPVTGSASMPWVRLHATKAYYDMVYLLDQFPRISATFNFTPSLLRQLEELTAGAITDVFLEHARKPAAELSPEERAFVIRHFFSANWATMVRPSPRYQELLVKRGLHVAPQDLEPLAKRFTTQDLLDLQVWHNLAWFGYGARHRFPHLAELRKKGRGFSEQDKDDVLALQLDVMREVVPSYRKLAARGQIELTTSPFYHPILPLLIDTEIARRSLPHLPALPQIKAPADAEAQIRKAVEYHQLVFGEPPKGLWPSEGSVCPEMIPLLHQAGLRWFATDEGILARSIETQQGPWHRSVMLYQPYEIQHQGRILRAVFRDRDFSDAFGFRYHRTLPQLALEDVVRRLRTIPHESPREDLLIPVILDGENPWEHYHDGGEEFLSLLYQKLTAQAADEPGHFEIHTKTLSDALTSCPAPAKLPHLHSGSWINADFTIWIGHEEDQRGWELLRHTRQRLLEVSPSLDPDIRQAAWEELYAAEGSDWFWWYGDEFETDYKLEFDRLFRAHLRNVWTKAGLIAPDHLHQPIVPPAPAHAQQDLVALPTALISPKLDGMVTDFFEWYGAGTLRVAPPLGAMWSPARYFAHIAFGFNLETLFLRLDPDRTLKDQEPPLSVEWDIRTTDRAYKVTFPLIPPTEGTFLLTRGVPGEPFEYARELQGLARQRIIEVAVPFREFELTAGQSFAFSILVTREGLEVARYPHQHPVTLEVPTSDFDAMMWRV